The following are encoded in a window of Pseudoalteromonas tetraodonis genomic DNA:
- the der gene encoding ribosome biogenesis GTPase Der gives MLPVIALVGRPNVGKSTLFNRLTRTRDALVADFPGLTRDRKYGQANYDGFEFIVVDTGGIDGSEEGIETEMADQSLLAIEEADIVLFLVDARVGMTVADQAIANHLRKQEKKCFVVANKTDGIDADSNCAEFYQLSLGEVHHIAAAHGRGITLLLEQTLQPVIAELAALDEDVADDDEELIDLYQEGEEDDTDHQAFADKPVKLAIIGRPNVGKSTLTNRILGEDRVIVYDMPGTTRDSIYIPMTRNDKEYILIDTAGVRKRKKVSDVVEKFSVIKTLQAIEDCNVVLLVVDARDGISDQDLSLLGFALNSGRSLVIAVNKWDGLDNYVKDRIKTELDRRLGFIDFARLHFISALHGTGVGHLFESVDEAYESATKRISTAMLRRIMDMAQADHQPPLVRGRRVKLKYAHAGGYNPPRIVIHGNQVHDLPDSYKRYLMNYYRKALKIMGTPIKIEFREGDNPFAGRTNKVTLSQKRKIRAFSKENRNKS, from the coding sequence ATGCTTCCCGTGATCGCTCTTGTAGGGCGACCCAATGTGGGCAAATCCACATTATTTAACCGTTTAACACGTACTCGTGATGCACTCGTTGCCGATTTTCCTGGCTTAACGCGTGATAGAAAATATGGCCAAGCAAATTACGACGGCTTTGAATTTATCGTGGTAGATACGGGTGGTATTGATGGCTCAGAAGAAGGTATCGAAACCGAAATGGCTGATCAGTCATTACTAGCCATTGAAGAAGCGGATATTGTTTTATTTTTAGTTGATGCCCGTGTGGGTATGACAGTCGCTGATCAAGCCATTGCTAATCACTTACGTAAGCAAGAGAAAAAGTGCTTTGTGGTAGCCAATAAAACAGACGGCATTGATGCTGACTCGAACTGTGCTGAGTTTTATCAACTTTCACTTGGTGAAGTTCATCATATCGCTGCTGCACATGGTCGTGGTATCACTTTACTGCTCGAACAAACACTTCAGCCAGTTATTGCTGAACTTGCCGCACTTGATGAAGATGTAGCCGATGACGATGAAGAACTTATCGACTTATATCAAGAAGGTGAAGAAGATGACACAGATCACCAAGCGTTTGCCGACAAGCCGGTAAAGCTGGCTATTATTGGTCGTCCTAACGTTGGTAAGTCAACCCTTACTAACCGTATACTGGGTGAAGATCGCGTTATTGTATACGATATGCCAGGTACAACGCGCGACTCTATCTATATTCCGATGACCCGTAATGATAAAGAATATATTCTTATCGATACAGCCGGTGTGCGTAAACGCAAAAAAGTAAGTGACGTGGTTGAGAAGTTCTCAGTCATTAAAACACTACAAGCAATCGAAGATTGTAACGTGGTGCTATTAGTGGTTGATGCCCGCGATGGTATTTCAGATCAAGATTTAAGCTTATTAGGCTTTGCCCTTAACTCAGGGCGCTCATTGGTGATTGCCGTGAACAAGTGGGATGGCCTAGATAACTACGTTAAAGATCGTATTAAAACTGAGCTTGATCGTCGTTTGGGCTTTATTGATTTTGCCCGCTTGCACTTTATCTCTGCGCTACATGGTACGGGTGTTGGTCATTTATTTGAATCAGTTGACGAAGCGTATGAGTCGGCAACTAAACGTATAAGCACCGCTATGCTGCGTCGTATTATGGACATGGCACAAGCGGATCACCAGCCGCCACTTGTTCGCGGTCGTCGTGTTAAGCTTAAATATGCGCATGCTGGGGGTTATAATCCGCCGCGTATCGTCATTCATGGTAACCAAGTTCATGATTTACCTGATAGCTACAAACGCTACCTAATGAACTACTACCGTAAAGCACTTAAGATTATGGGTACGCCAATCAAAATTGAATTTAGAGAAGGCGATAACCCATTTGCAGGGCGTACTAATAAAGTAACCCTGTCGCAAAAACGTAAGATTCGCGCGTTTAGTAAAGAAAACCGCAATAAATCGTAA
- a CDS encoding RodZ domain-containing protein, whose amino-acid sequence MNEDNTQPQSDGPSVGQMLKSHRENANISLAEIASLLKLTESQVEHIESDEYHLLGAKTFVKGYIKNYCRTLSIDSSAILAMLPAFSTSDKLVDMQSFSRRTEKEAHDSRLMTVSYLILAIVIGSSAVWWWQNATPIDEQTNTINANNSLISEQQENTKLLAEAADEALLNDSESAEEVSSALQNEQQKIQAAPVNDAQSTSEPKNSDLSTIFMMFNDESWVEIHDANDEKIAFGVKKAGYEMTLTGVAPFSVVLGKHDVVRITLNGEPVDISAFPKNRLAKFKLPLAE is encoded by the coding sequence ATGAATGAAGATAATACACAACCGCAGAGCGACGGACCCTCTGTAGGACAAATGCTAAAATCGCATAGAGAAAATGCAAATATCAGCCTTGCTGAAATCGCCTCGCTATTAAAGCTAACAGAATCACAAGTTGAGCATATTGAAAGCGACGAGTATCATTTACTCGGTGCAAAAACGTTCGTTAAAGGCTATATAAAAAATTATTGCCGCACACTAAGCATAGATAGCAGCGCTATTTTAGCCATGCTGCCTGCTTTTAGCACATCAGATAAGCTAGTAGATATGCAAAGCTTTTCAAGGCGCACAGAAAAAGAAGCGCATGACAGTCGACTGATGACGGTAAGCTATTTAATACTAGCCATTGTTATTGGTTCATCAGCTGTATGGTGGTGGCAAAATGCAACGCCTATTGATGAACAAACTAACACTATTAATGCTAATAACTCGCTTATTTCGGAGCAACAAGAAAACACAAAACTGTTAGCTGAAGCCGCCGACGAGGCACTTTTAAATGACAGTGAATCTGCAGAAGAAGTGAGTTCAGCATTACAAAATGAGCAACAAAAAATTCAAGCCGCGCCAGTTAATGATGCACAGAGCACCAGTGAACCAAAAAACAGTGATTTAAGCACCATTTTTATGATGTTTAACGATGAGAGCTGGGTAGAAATTCACGATGCCAATGATGAAAAAATTGCTTTTGGTGTAAAAAAAGCAGGCTACGAAATGACCCTAACCGGAGTAGCGCCTTTTTCAGTGGTATTAGGCAAGCATGATGTTGTTCGTATTACCCTAAATGGTGAGCCAGTTGATATTTCGGCCTTTCCTAAAAACCGTTTAGCTAAATTTAAATTACCCTTAGCAGAGTAG
- the hisS gene encoding histidine--tRNA ligase has product MAKQIQAVRGMNDCLPGDTQVWQKVEHILRETVSSFGYQEIRFPIVESTDLFKRSIGEVTDIVEKEMYTFADRNGDNLTLRPEGTAVCVRAGNENGLLYNQEQRLWYMGPMFRHERPQKGRYRQFHQFGLETFGIASADIDAEVILLTAQLWEAFGISDHVRLELNSLGSNEARAQYRDALIAFLEQHTDVLDEDSKRRMYSNPLRVLDTKNPDIQAILVDAPKLSEHLDTESKEHFENLCERLDAAGVKYTVNEKLVRGLDYYNRTVFEWVTDSLGAQGTVCAGGRYDGLVEQLGGKSTPAVGFAMGLERLVLLLQALECVGDIRRSTDVYLAAMGDKASIQAPIIASTLRRDVPGLRVMVHAGGGNFKKQLKRADKSDALVAVIIGEDELEQGVVTIKYLRERKEQVTLELEQAKALLAELINS; this is encoded by the coding sequence GTGGCAAAACAAATTCAGGCAGTTCGCGGTATGAACGATTGCCTGCCAGGCGATACGCAAGTTTGGCAGAAAGTAGAGCACATTTTACGCGAGACCGTATCATCGTTTGGTTATCAAGAAATTCGTTTTCCAATTGTAGAATCAACCGACCTATTTAAACGCTCTATTGGTGAAGTAACCGATATTGTAGAAAAAGAAATGTACACCTTTGCCGATCGTAACGGTGATAATTTAACTCTGCGCCCTGAGGGTACCGCGGTGTGTGTACGTGCAGGTAACGAAAATGGCCTGTTATACAATCAAGAACAACGCCTTTGGTACATGGGCCCTATGTTTCGCCATGAACGCCCACAAAAAGGTCGTTACCGTCAATTTCACCAATTTGGTTTAGAAACCTTTGGTATTGCCAGCGCCGATATAGACGCTGAAGTTATATTACTCACGGCGCAACTTTGGGAAGCATTTGGCATAAGCGACCATGTACGCTTAGAGCTTAACTCATTAGGCTCAAATGAAGCGCGCGCGCAGTACCGTGATGCCTTAATTGCCTTCTTAGAACAACATACCGATGTACTAGATGAAGACTCTAAGCGTCGTATGTACTCTAACCCGCTGCGCGTTTTGGATACTAAAAACCCAGATATACAGGCAATATTAGTGGATGCGCCAAAATTATCTGAACATTTAGATACTGAATCAAAAGAACATTTTGAAAATTTATGTGAACGATTAGATGCCGCAGGCGTCAAATACACGGTTAATGAAAAGCTAGTTCGTGGCTTAGATTATTACAACCGTACTGTATTTGAATGGGTAACCGATAGCTTAGGTGCACAGGGTACAGTATGTGCCGGTGGTCGTTATGATGGCTTAGTTGAGCAATTAGGCGGTAAATCAACCCCGGCAGTTGGTTTTGCGATGGGATTAGAGCGCCTAGTTTTACTACTTCAAGCACTTGAATGTGTAGGTGACATACGCCGTAGTACTGATGTATATTTAGCAGCCATGGGCGACAAAGCCAGCATTCAAGCGCCTATTATTGCATCTACGTTACGTCGAGACGTACCTGGATTACGCGTTATGGTGCATGCTGGCGGTGGTAACTTTAAAAAACAATTAAAACGTGCTGATAAAAGCGATGCATTAGTCGCGGTTATTATCGGTGAAGATGAATTAGAGCAAGGCGTTGTGACCATAAAGTATTTACGTGAGCGTAAAGAACAAGTCACATTAGAACTAGAACAAGCTAAAGCGCTACTTGCAGAACTAATTAATAGTTAA
- a CDS encoding winged helix-turn-helix domain-containing protein, producing the protein MNLTGIMVSRIYKKHSNTTANKPQPNYDCTEPINEKSSVNLIIIGEYTFDSMQQTLIKEDSHFTLEPKCMQVLSYLVEQQPRIVSLEELHNNVWENQIVTDTAVRRVISKLRVALNDNDTKNPKYIKSVMKRGYQLIAEIKTQPIE; encoded by the coding sequence ATGAATTTAACTGGAATAATGGTATCTCGCATTTATAAAAAGCATTCAAATACGACAGCAAATAAACCCCAACCTAACTATGATTGCACAGAACCAATTAATGAAAAGTCGAGCGTTAATTTGATAATAATTGGTGAGTACACTTTTGACAGCATGCAGCAAACTTTAATTAAAGAAGATAGTCACTTCACATTAGAGCCTAAATGCATGCAGGTACTAAGCTATTTAGTTGAACAACAACCAAGAATAGTTAGTCTTGAAGAGTTACATAATAATGTATGGGAGAATCAAATAGTAACCGACACCGCAGTTAGGCGAGTTATTAGCAAACTACGTGTAGCCCTCAATGATAACGACACAAAAAATCCTAAATACATAAAGTCTGTAATGAAACGAGGGTATCAGCTAATAGCTGAAATAAAAACACAACCAATTGAATAA
- a CDS encoding DUF885 domain-containing protein, with translation MLKKTILAIALAATSLPSLADSNSDLKTIIDNHWQNAKAEKIFFRTDPDGWKPNGPLPDWSEQAIAKRQAYNNSVLKNLASIDPKTLNSEQLMNYRLFKYERETEQQSYLYQDKYFPVNFLSGWHTYFAEAPANMAFLTAEDYDAFLVSLGDYPRFNQQNINLLKQGIQTGFTHYCETFKNYGQSISAHIVKQPENSALYEPFTRIPNTFTAAQKETYQNKAKALIASKVVPAYEHFYDFFENEYMPHCRAQPGIASIKGGLDYYKYTVNYYTTTNATPKQIHELGLKEVARIKAQMQSIIDEVSFDGSYSEFLEFLATDEQFYATDPQDLLEKTAFITQKMYGKLPTYFGHLPRNTFTIKGSASRGAFYMPPADNRSPGTYFLASTPKLQPLYNLEALSLHEAIPGHHLQNAIAMELDVPEFRRTLSHSAFGEGWALYTERLGKEAGFYQSPYSDFGRLGYEMWRAVRLVVDTGIHAFAWSRQKAIDYLADHTALPQSAVEDQIDRYISWPGQALSYKMGEIKIRELRAKAEKQLGAKFDIRSFHDTVIGQGSLPMAVLEDVINDWIAQQK, from the coding sequence ATGCTAAAAAAAACAATTTTAGCTATTGCCTTAGCAGCCACCTCGCTGCCAAGCTTAGCCGACAGTAACAGCGATTTAAAAACCATTATTGATAACCACTGGCAAAACGCCAAAGCTGAGAAAATATTTTTTAGAACTGATCCTGATGGTTGGAAGCCCAACGGCCCCCTACCCGATTGGAGCGAGCAAGCCATTGCGAAGCGCCAAGCTTACAACAACAGCGTACTAAAAAACTTAGCCAGCATTGATCCTAAAACGCTCAATAGCGAGCAGTTAATGAACTACCGCTTGTTTAAATATGAGCGAGAAACCGAGCAGCAAAGCTACCTTTACCAAGATAAATACTTTCCGGTTAATTTTTTAAGTGGCTGGCATACTTACTTTGCAGAAGCGCCGGCTAACATGGCCTTTTTAACCGCCGAGGATTACGATGCCTTTTTAGTGAGCCTTGGTGATTACCCGCGCTTTAATCAGCAAAACATTAATTTACTGAAGCAAGGCATTCAAACTGGTTTTACCCACTACTGCGAAACGTTTAAAAATTATGGCCAAAGTATTAGCGCCCATATAGTTAAACAACCTGAGAATAGCGCCTTATATGAGCCATTTACTCGCATCCCTAATACATTTACTGCAGCGCAAAAAGAAACTTACCAAAATAAAGCTAAAGCGTTAATTGCCTCAAAAGTCGTGCCTGCTTACGAGCACTTTTACGACTTTTTTGAAAACGAGTATATGCCACATTGTAGAGCGCAGCCCGGTATTGCAAGCATCAAAGGGGGCCTTGATTATTACAAATATACAGTAAATTATTACACCACAACAAATGCGACCCCCAAGCAAATCCATGAGCTTGGCCTTAAAGAAGTGGCACGCATCAAAGCGCAAATGCAAAGTATTATTGATGAAGTTAGCTTTGATGGCAGCTATAGCGAGTTTTTAGAATTTTTGGCAACCGATGAGCAATTTTACGCAACCGATCCCCAAGACTTGCTCGAAAAGACCGCTTTTATAACCCAAAAAATGTATGGCAAACTCCCCACTTACTTTGGCCATTTGCCGCGTAACACCTTTACTATAAAAGGCTCAGCGAGTCGCGGTGCGTTTTATATGCCACCTGCTGATAACCGCTCACCGGGGACTTACTTTTTAGCCTCAACTCCAAAGCTACAGCCTTTATATAATTTAGAAGCACTTAGTCTGCACGAAGCCATACCTGGGCATCATTTACAAAACGCCATTGCAATGGAATTAGACGTTCCTGAATTTAGACGCACACTTAGTCACTCTGCTTTTGGCGAAGGCTGGGCACTTTATACAGAGCGTTTAGGTAAAGAAGCGGGCTTTTACCAAAGCCCATACAGTGACTTTGGCCGTTTAGGCTACGAAATGTGGCGCGCTGTGCGCTTAGTGGTTGATACCGGCATTCATGCCTTTGCCTGGAGCCGCCAAAAGGCGATTGATTATTTGGCTGATCATACCGCCTTGCCACAAAGCGCCGTGGAAGATCAAATAGACCGCTATATTTCATGGCCAGGCCAAGCGCTTTCATACAAAATGGGCGAAATTAAAATACGCGAACTGCGTGCAAAAGCCGAAAAACAGCTAGGCGCTAAATTTGATATACGCAGCTTTCACGACACCGTTATTGGTCAAGGTTCACTTCCTATGGCGGTACTTGAAGATGTAATTAACGACTGGATAGCACAGCAAAAATAA
- a CDS encoding YfgM family protein, with protein MEIYSTEEQQAEAIKRFFRENGLSLALGVIVGLGGLYGWKAYNQNQITTAEQASDAYTKLVESDDVLASADAFISENKDTQYATLAAFVAAKEAVDAQKLDVANEKLSWIVSNVDNAQLKAIATTRLARVQIAQQQYDDALTTLNSPLPEAFNANIAELKGDIYTQQGNKEQARVAYQAAVDAGGLTSNPLLQIKLDDLAVTSPAA; from the coding sequence ATGGAAATTTATTCAACTGAAGAACAACAAGCAGAAGCGATTAAACGCTTTTTTCGTGAAAACGGCCTATCACTTGCGTTAGGTGTAATTGTTGGCTTAGGTGGTTTGTACGGTTGGAAGGCCTACAACCAAAACCAAATAACAACAGCAGAGCAAGCATCTGATGCCTACACTAAGCTTGTTGAAAGTGATGACGTATTAGCCTCTGCTGATGCCTTCATCAGTGAAAATAAAGACACTCAGTACGCAACTTTAGCGGCATTTGTTGCTGCAAAAGAAGCGGTAGATGCACAAAAATTAGATGTAGCGAATGAAAAGCTAAGCTGGATTGTATCAAATGTCGATAACGCGCAGCTAAAAGCCATTGCCACTACGCGTTTAGCGCGTGTGCAAATTGCTCAACAACAATACGATGACGCATTAACTACATTAAATTCACCATTGCCAGAGGCATTTAATGCAAATATTGCTGAGTTAAAAGGCGATATTTACACTCAGCAAGGCAATAAAGAACAAGCACGCGTAGCCTACCAAGCTGCGGTTGATGCCGGTGGATTAACCAGCAATCCTCTATTACAAATTAAGTTAGATGACCTAGCAGTAACTAGCCCAGCGGCATAA
- a CDS encoding TFIIB-type zinc ribbon-containing protein: protein MLCPRTKTPLEPILVGGITVYTSSLGGVFFDNSQIFKFSSPELKHGQVLLKYLSNYAEGEGEVAMRVNCPKCPSIVMMRRYFSPLKAVEIDECPSCAGIWLDSGELSKIHENHLTPKERKLLAHEMATNHGFITIKPPKSKYYPKAPKNVQGTTVERLVQLALLNFES from the coding sequence ATGTTGTGCCCTCGAACAAAGACACCATTGGAGCCTATATTAGTTGGCGGTATCACTGTTTATACATCGTCGTTAGGCGGCGTTTTTTTCGATAACAGCCAAATTTTTAAATTTAGCTCGCCAGAGTTAAAACATGGTCAGGTTTTACTTAAGTATTTGAGTAATTATGCCGAAGGTGAGGGTGAAGTCGCAATGCGAGTAAATTGCCCTAAATGCCCAAGCATAGTGATGATGCGTAGGTATTTTTCACCGCTAAAAGCAGTTGAAATAGATGAATGCCCAAGCTGTGCAGGAATATGGCTTGATAGTGGCGAATTAAGCAAAATACACGAAAACCATTTAACACCCAAAGAACGAAAACTGCTAGCCCATGAAATGGCCACCAATCATGGGTTTATAACTATTAAGCCGCCAAAATCGAAATATTATCCTAAAGCGCCTAAAAACGTTCAAGGCACTACAGTTGAACGGCTGGTGCAATTGGCATTACTTAATTTTGAATCATAA
- the ispG gene encoding flavodoxin-dependent (E)-4-hydroxy-3-methylbut-2-enyl-diphosphate synthase, with product MFSESPIKRRKSTRINVGNVPIGDGAPIAVQSMTNTDTMDIDATVAQIQAIQDAGADIVRVSVPTMDAAEAFKSIKEQVSIPLVADIHFDYRIALKVAKYGVDCLRINPGNIGSEERIRAVVDSAREHNIPIRIGVNGGSLERDLQEKYGEPTPEALLESAMRHVDILRRLDFDQFKISVKASDVFLAVGAYRLLAKEIDQPLHLGITEAGGMRSGSVKSAVGLGMLLAEGIGDTLRVSLAADPVQEIKVGFDILKSLRIRSRGINFIACPSCSRQEFDVVSTMNQLEERLEDIIEPVSVSVIGCVVNGPGEALVSDIGLAGANRRSGLYINGERQKARIDNNNIVDQLEGYVRDFIEQKQQQTPIDIKIVE from the coding sequence ATGTTTTCAGAATCTCCTATAAAACGCAGAAAATCCACCCGCATAAATGTGGGTAATGTTCCTATTGGTGATGGTGCACCAATTGCCGTGCAGTCAATGACTAACACAGACACAATGGACATTGATGCCACAGTAGCTCAAATTCAAGCGATTCAAGATGCCGGTGCTGACATAGTGCGTGTATCTGTACCAACTATGGATGCCGCTGAAGCATTTAAAAGTATTAAAGAGCAGGTATCGATACCGCTGGTTGCTGATATTCACTTTGACTACCGCATTGCATTAAAAGTAGCAAAGTATGGCGTTGATTGTTTACGTATCAACCCAGGCAATATTGGCAGTGAAGAGCGTATTAGAGCGGTTGTCGACTCAGCCCGTGAGCACAATATTCCAATTCGTATTGGCGTAAATGGTGGATCACTTGAGCGCGACCTACAAGAAAAATACGGCGAGCCAACACCTGAAGCCTTATTAGAATCGGCTATGCGCCATGTAGATATATTACGTCGCTTAGACTTTGACCAATTTAAAATTTCGGTGAAAGCGTCAGACGTATTTTTAGCGGTTGGCGCGTATCGCTTGCTCGCAAAAGAAATCGACCAGCCACTGCATTTAGGGATTACTGAAGCAGGCGGCATGCGCTCTGGTTCAGTTAAATCGGCTGTTGGTTTAGGCATGCTATTGGCTGAAGGTATTGGTGACACACTGCGTGTATCACTAGCAGCGGATCCAGTTCAAGAAATAAAAGTAGGCTTTGATATATTAAAATCATTGCGTATTCGCTCTCGCGGCATTAATTTTATTGCTTGCCCTAGCTGTTCGCGCCAAGAGTTTGATGTAGTGAGCACCATGAATCAACTTGAAGAGCGTTTAGAAGATATTATTGAGCCAGTTTCAGTGTCAGTCATTGGCTGTGTGGTTAACGGGCCAGGCGAAGCGCTAGTCAGTGATATTGGCCTTGCCGGTGCAAACCGTCGCTCAGGCTTATACATAAATGGCGAACGCCAAAAAGCCCGTATTGATAACAATAATATTGTTGATCAGCTCGAAGGCTATGTGCGCGATTTTATCGAGCAAAAGCAGCAACAAACACCAATCGATATAAAAATCGTAGAGTGA
- the bamB gene encoding outer membrane protein assembly factor BamB, producing the protein MRKITTATLALCIATLMGCSSSDDDEELVLPEIANQFETEVVWQESIGSGVEHYFSRLSPAVYKDTVYVASREGQVEALSLANGDTLWETDVRHDLSFWPWSDNDSAKLSGGILQAYGKIYLGSEHGYVIALDRETGKEVWRKKVPGESLSKPAAGDGLVFVNLASGKLLALHPDTGEERWSFEQEVPALTLRGQSSPTVANGGVLVGLETGKLSVLISESGYSAWSAEIAVAKGASEFERLVDVDTQPLISGPFAYAIAYNGNLSAVDIRSGNVVWKREYSSYREIAMDLQTIYVVDSNGVVYALDKDSGIERWSQPALRGWYLTGPAVAGNYLALGDQEGNLHWLNKDTGELVSREDFDSSGFFVEPVVADDKLILYTRDGEVSAVKIPN; encoded by the coding sequence ATGAGAAAAATAACAACAGCAACGCTCGCCCTTTGTATAGCAACACTTATGGGCTGTTCATCAAGTGATGATGATGAAGAACTGGTACTTCCTGAAATAGCCAATCAGTTTGAAACAGAAGTTGTTTGGCAAGAATCAATAGGTAGCGGTGTAGAGCATTACTTCTCACGCCTATCACCAGCTGTTTATAAAGATACTGTGTATGTAGCGAGTCGCGAAGGCCAAGTAGAAGCGTTATCACTTGCCAATGGTGATACGCTTTGGGAAACCGATGTTCGTCATGATTTATCGTTTTGGCCTTGGAGCGATAACGATAGTGCAAAATTATCAGGCGGAATATTACAAGCTTATGGTAAAATCTATTTAGGTTCAGAACATGGCTATGTCATTGCCCTTGATCGTGAGACAGGTAAAGAGGTATGGCGTAAAAAAGTACCAGGCGAATCACTGTCTAAACCTGCTGCAGGCGATGGTTTAGTGTTTGTTAATTTAGCATCAGGTAAGTTACTGGCCCTGCATCCTGATACGGGTGAAGAGCGCTGGAGCTTTGAGCAAGAAGTGCCAGCACTTACCTTACGCGGTCAAAGTTCACCAACCGTCGCTAATGGTGGTGTGTTGGTTGGCCTTGAAACAGGTAAGCTCAGTGTTTTAATTTCTGAGAGCGGCTACTCAGCGTGGAGCGCAGAAATTGCAGTAGCAAAAGGCGCATCAGAGTTTGAGCGTTTAGTTGATGTTGATACACAACCACTTATTAGTGGCCCGTTTGCTTATGCGATTGCATACAATGGGAACTTATCAGCAGTTGATATTCGTTCTGGTAATGTTGTATGGAAACGTGAATACAGCAGCTACCGTGAAATTGCCATGGATTTGCAAACAATTTACGTTGTTGATAGTAACGGCGTTGTTTATGCACTTGATAAAGATTCAGGCATTGAGCGTTGGAGCCAACCTGCTCTTCGTGGCTGGTACTTAACAGGCCCAGCGGTTGCCGGTAATTATTTAGCGTTAGGTGACCAAGAAGGCAATTTGCATTGGTTAAATAAAGACACTGGCGAGCTAGTATCTCGTGAAGACTTTGACAGCTCAGGTTTTTTTGTTGAGCCTGTTGTTGCTGACGATAAGTTGATTTTATACACCCGTGATGGTGAAGTTAGCGCGGTAAAAATACCGAACTAA